In Cydia splendana chromosome 18, ilCydSple1.2, whole genome shotgun sequence, the genomic window gtttacttttatttaaatacctaaagatacagagtatagggaaGACTTCCTGTCCTGTTAAATACATCTCAAAATAACTTACCCGCTCACTTGGACACACGCCAAGAGGAAATTTATGATGGTTGCAACTCAAAAGTTTCACCGTACGTAATAATATTAAAGCATTCGCCAAAGGAATTAAGCCAGAGTTGCTGGTAACGCAATCTACATTTTGTACATGAGCGTTTACTGGAAATATGtttatacttaggtatatttattatttaataatagggaatattaggcaaagctctgcgtaggtggcgcctttgtggcacatacagtaaacaaaccacattgacacatcatcACGTCacctcaatcacatggcctaccgcgaaacaagaaaatcgaatctaatctttctatcactcttgcatattcgagcgataaacaggcagataactaaatttcgattttcgcgtataccggtaggcccttgttaacaaaccgccttgatgcatcaatgtcaaattttattgtctgtgaaaacttgtcaaaaaacagtttaaggcacagtatgtataagttagtctatgaatttactgagtcggtagtgctgcactctggcggcagaacattgcattaatatcccctattggccaagagcatgtcgggtcatgcacagtgtagggtttcgtagttgagttagaccaagaaaaatctacagcgattttgatagcccacgcagtgcaagtgttatttatacgtcataatttcaaagacgtttgacgtttacaATTACAATTAGCTTGGGCTAATGCATGGTATTTTACGATGATAAATTGTGACagtgtcatcattaatgtcaaatttctgtGAAAATAAGACATGATGACATTCCCTCACTTGGTTCTGAGTTGCACCAAGCTAATTCTGCATAGATTGTGGCTGTGACAAATTGTGGCAATGTCGCCATTTATGTCATATTTCTGTGAAAATAAGACTTTCATTATGACACAGCCTCACTTTGTTCTGAGTTTTGGACCAAGCTAATTtcgcatggcatttgcaatgacaaattGCATAAATAaggtcagaccaagaatagtttgcagcggatttgatagcccacgcagtgaaagtgttactttaaacgtcaaacttctatgaaattatgacgtataaatgacacttgcactgcgtgggctatcaaatccgctgcagactttttatggtccgactctacctatgtcataattaatgtcaaatttcagtGATAATTAGACTTTTATAATAGAGTCTGTGGAAATAAAAgaatcgtgaaatgtatgggatccaatttttacttacatccatggatccaatacattctacgactgtTCTCTTTCCGTACAGACTCTAGTCGGTATCTAAAATGCTTCAAAGTATGTTTTATGGTTTATTAATAGTAATGACAATCTTGCAGAGTTACAATATTCCTAAATGAAAATAAAGGGGTTAACAGCTGTGACAGGCTTCCTATATAAAGTATACAGTTCATCCCACAGACGCTTTCTCGAGCAGTTCGAATGCTGTCGTACGCTGAACTCCTGGTCCAGGTGCAGGTACGTGACGTTGCCGGGGTCGACTATAGGCCATTTCATTGGAAGCATTGGGGTATGTGTTGGCGTTGggtcactgaaaaaaaaaacaatttctaaGCAAGTGTTGATGATCTTTAGAGCCATCGAGGTGAGTTCGAAATACTTCATTTTATCAGAAAGCTACTTCTTAACTGTAACAATATTCGGTTTTCGAAATCCCATATAAAATGAggtttaacgcaaacgcgtactcacgtcacgctattaaatgaaatttacactagagaTTCTGAACGTTATTTCTTGTTTTAATACCGTTTGGTTTGAGTTTccgttattttaaaacaaaaataacagAACGTACACTGGTATTTAAGTGAACCTAAAGTACCATCCGCCATCTAAAATAGTTATGTCGTacagtatattatattatattataacacccATGTTAATATTGCCATAAGGTCATTCTGGGGAAAATATAAAGGAAAACacgtctacaagctctttcgtcgcttTTAACTTTTGCGTTTGTACAGTGTACACATATtgcaaatgaaggtattaatgaggttattaatattaaataagtagtCGTTGCCATATGACAGACTTTACAGCaatacatttttgttattaCAGTCTTCTTACAGTCATTGACCTTATGTGGTAgtcgttaaggggcccactgattaacagtccgccggacggtatcggcctgtcagttgttctgaactgtcaaaattttgttctaactgacaggccgataccgtccgacggactgttaatcagtgggccccttaaatacACTGGTAGTTTAATACACATGGACAGACAATTAAACTAAATGAACAACTCACCCAAACTTGGCGAAATTCCCTATGAGTCGTGCCAGGCGAGTCACTGTCAGTTTGTCACTCCGACCCATTATCGGTATAGTCGATATTAGGTTCCTCGCAACGTCACCATGCCCTGGCAGGTTGATGTACTCGTAAAACTGCTCGAAACCTCCCCGTTCACTCTTATAAGCAAATTCCAATAAGTAAACTGGTTTCTCAGGTTCAGCGTACTTTTCTGCTGAAGCCAACATTCCATGCATTATAAGAGAGTCACCGAAATAATTCAAATATCCAAACAAATGGTCGTCATCTATTACCCCCTTAGGGCCGAAGTATTCCCGTTTTACTTTGTTTAGAACTGGTTTCCTAGTCGGTTCTCTGTCAATGTTAAGATCTTTTGGCATATATGCAAGGAAATTTTGATTCATACCAGCTTTGTAATCCATCTCATAATATTCTGCGCTTCTTAAGAAAAGACCTTCTAGAGTACTATGTATAAACATTATTGGCATATCAGAATAGTTCCGAGATTGTAATATCTCAACAGGTGGATCCAATATAAATGCATCTCGGGAATTATATTTGTTCTCTACACACGGGACGAAACCGAATGACCCATCCGTTAAAGAGCGATAGAGCCTATAGTTGGCTTCGCTTAAATCATCTGCCGTTCTGGTCTGCAAGAAGTGAACGAGTTCTTCCAAATTCCTGATCGGTGAATCTGGTTTTAGCATATTGGCGAAGTGCTTAGCAGTATCAATGGGCTCGGAGTCTACTGACCAGACGGAGGTGGCAGATCCGGACTCGATAATTGCCTTTTGGAACAAGCCATCCGGCGCAGCTAGTATATGGAATTCGACCGACGCGGCGCCGGCACTCATGCCATATACGGTCACCATGGCAGGGTCTCCTCCAAATTGCTGAATGTTTCTTTGGACCCATTGAAGTGCTGCAGTCTGGTCTTTCAGCCCTGCGTTTCCGAGAGCGTCCTCTATTCCTAAACATAAGAAGCCTAGTACTCCGAGCCTGTAGTTTAATGTGACTACGATGAAGTTCTGTTTGACGAGGAGACCGAGTCCTTTGGTCGGGCCCGAGCCCATGAGGAAGGATCCCCCGTGGATGTAGACGATGACGGGGAGCTGCGTGCGGAGGGTGGTCGGGGTGAACACGTTGACGATGAGGCAGTTCTCGTCTCCGATGCCTAGTTGAGGGCACATGACTGTCCGGTTCGCGTAAAATATGTTGACCCATGGTTTAGGAGGGAATGGAGCCTGAAAAGAAAGAGAATAACTCGTTAATAATAATGATCTATTGAGACTGAGATAGCATGTCTGTTGGTCCAATACAGTATGTATACCAACGACAACCATTTGTTAAAACTGTTTGATGGGGAAATAGAGTACATATTCATGCATAGGAATTATCGGGGAGCCTTGTTTGCTTGTCATCCTACACTACCGGTGCTTGAAAATGCTCGAGTTTGAGTTAATTGTACTCACCATAAACCGACTACTTCCAGTAGGCGGCGCAGCATAAGGTATCCCCAGGAACGCGAAGTATTCTGCATCGTTGTCTTTCTCCAAATGTCCCCTGACGATCCCACTGTCGATTCTCACATCTCTCGAACCGCTCGCATCGCGAAAAGTCCAGATTTTGAGGCTCTCAGGTGTAGAAAAATTAATGTCTTCGTGAATTTGCTTTGAGGTTGGCCGTTCTTCGCTGTGTTTATCACGGATTGCTTTGTCCCATCTTTCGGGGCTTAAGGCTAAGGTGTTGCCAAATATTAGTAGACATGGTAAAAGTATTTTCGTACGCAGCTCCTTAATATTTGACattaatattttctttaagcGTGCTGTATTCACTGAAGGGAATTGCCAGGACAGTTACAAATTTAAGAGTCACTGATGTATTTTCTATAATGTCTGTAGTGAAATTCGTTTATAATTTAGCGAGGTGTTTACTGTCGCTAATTAGAAACACGTCTGCCACGAATCGTGTAGGATATCGATAGTTATTATTGTTGACCGTCCATTTGAAAGATAATTTGCTATTGTGTTGTATTGTAAGCAAAACAAAATAGATTTTGTCACGCTTTACTGTTTGGCTTCGTTAAAAGTACAATGTTTGTAAATGTTCAGCGCACAATGTCACACAGTGCAAAAGTGTCAAATGTACAAAAGAAATACAATGCGATGCTGTATCATGATAGTACAGTTAATTATTCTCCAATTAGttaatgtcattaacgggtctaacgcgattaaattaatgtgtacaaaacgcgagagtttaaggTTTTATATTGTGATGAAAttattgactttttttttgtaatgaaAGTATTATTGTACATATATACCTTGGTCTGCTAATGTCAAAGACGATTACactgtactaataaataaaataaactgttAGTCTGGTACTTATTGATCTTACGAATGGAAATGGAATTACATATGTTATCAAACCTTGCAGTAAATTTTAAGAAAGCTGATAGCGATAAGTGCGATAGATAACATTATTATGACGGGTGACGTTAAAGATAGGTACGGTATGTCTAGACTTCTAGA contains:
- the LOC134799301 gene encoding esterase E4-like — encoded protein: MSNIKELRTKILLPCLLIFGNTLALSPERWDKAIRDKHSEERPTSKQIHEDINFSTPESLKIWTFRDASGSRDVRIDSGIVRGHLEKDNDAEYFAFLGIPYAAPPTGSSRFMAPFPPKPWVNIFYANRTVMCPQLGIGDENCLIVNVFTPTTLRTQLPVIVYIHGGSFLMGSGPTKGLGLLVKQNFIVVTLNYRLGVLGFLCLGIEDALGNAGLKDQTAALQWVQRNIQQFGGDPAMVTVYGMSAGAASVEFHILAAPDGLFQKAIIESGSATSVWSVDSEPIDTAKHFANMLKPDSPIRNLEELVHFLQTRTADDLSEANYRLYRSLTDGSFGFVPCVENKYNSRDAFILDPPVEILQSRNYSDMPIMFIHSTLEGLFLRSAEYYEMDYKAGMNQNFLAYMPKDLNIDREPTRKPVLNKVKREYFGPKGVIDDDHLFGYLNYFGDSLIMHGMLASAEKYAEPEKPVYLLEFAYKSERGGFEQFYEYINLPGHGDVARNLISTIPIMGRSDKLTVTRLARLIGNFAKFGDPTPTHTPMLPMKWPIVDPGNVTYLHLDQEFSVRQHSNCSRKRLWDELYTLYRKPVTAVNPFIFI